A stretch of the Medicago truncatula cultivar Jemalong A17 chromosome 5, MtrunA17r5.0-ANR, whole genome shotgun sequence genome encodes the following:
- the LOC11418710 gene encoding uncharacterized protein yields MVLKNRYWIVRHGKSIPNERGLIVSSMENGILPEFQLAPEGVNQAQLAGYSFQKELESNNIPLANVRICYSPFSRTTHTANVVATALNIPFHASHCKVIQDLRERYFGPSFELLSHDKYDHIWEIDEKDPLVGPEGGESVKDVASRLAKTMAIIEQEFEGCAILVVSHGDPLQILQTILHAAKKHKEPTSNDLASILEAVQVAPILSKHRQYALNTGELRRVI; encoded by the exons atggTATTGAAGAACAGATATTGGATTGTGAGGCATGGCAAGAGCATTCCCAACGAGCGAGGCCTTATTGTTTCTTCCATG GAAAATGGTATTCTCCCTGAATTCCAATTGGCCCCAGAAGGCGTTAATCAAGCACAACTCGCTGGATATTCATTTCAAAAG GAACTAGAGTCCAATAATATACCACTTGCTAATGTTCGCATTTGCTACTCCCCCTTTTCAAGAACAACCCACACTGCTAATGTTGTTGCAACAGCATTGAATATTCCTTTTCATGCCTCTCATTGTAAGGTCATCCAAGATCTTCGAGAGCGCTACTTTGGTCCTTCCTTTGAGCTTTTATCTCATGATAAG tatGATCATATTTGGGAAATAGATGAGAAAGATCCTCTTGTTGGGCCAGAAGGAGGGGAAAGTGTTAAGGATGTTGCCAGTAGACTTGCAAAAACAATGGCCATTATCGAACAAGAATTTGAAGG ATGTGCGATTTTGGTTGTCAGCCATGGGGATCCCCTGCAGATCTTGCAAACAATTCTTCATGCAGCTAAGAAACATAAGGAACCCACTTCTAATGACTTAGCTTCAATATTAGAGGCAGTTCAGGTGGCGCCAATCTTGTCCAAGCATCGCCAATATGCTCTGAATACTGGAGAGCTCAGGAGAGTCATTTGA
- the LOC11423758 gene encoding zinc finger protein ZAT3 translates to MKGGDKNWSDDHSSGDQYRMKDDTVTGKKKSKELGGESSSSSSNNIARTCTECGKIFWSWKALFGHMRCHPEREWRGINPPPNFRRQQLVVTPEEQEGAASLLLLSNSNPKNKKAKAKATTTVVDEDDQFVCSCCNKVFGSHQALGGHRASHKNVKGCFANTTTTITASSNSTTGRTFMTPHDDTMTRGGNVEVEGEAVNNNEMINCIIGHKCSICLRVFSTGQALGGHKRCHWEKVEPKTPTPTPTLPFDLNFPFPPLPPPDHNHSSSPLTLDLRLGL, encoded by the coding sequence atgaaAGGTGGAGATAAAAATTGGTCCGATGATCATAGTAGTGGTGATCAATACAGGATGAAAGATGATACTGTTACTGGTAAGAAGAAGAGTAAGGAATTGGGTggggaatcatcatcatcatcatcgaacaACATTGCTCGTACTTGCACTGAATGTGGTAAGATATTCTGGTCATGGAAGGCTCTTTTTGGTCATATGCGTTGTCATCCTGAGCGTGAATGGAGAGGCATTAACCCTCCACCTAATTTCAGAAGACAACAACTTGTTGTGACTCCAGAAGAACAGGAAGGTGCTGCTTCTTTGCTCTTACTTTCTAATTCAAATCCAAAGAACAagaaagcaaaagcaaaagcaacaacaacGGTGGTCGATGAGGATGATCAGTTTGTGTGTTCGTGTTGTAACAAAGTATTTGGATCCCATCAGGCACTTGGAGGACACAGGGCTAGTCACAAGAATGTCAAGGGCTGTTTCgccaatacaacaacaacaataaccgCTTCTTCTAATTCTACTACTGGAAGGACGTTCATGACGCCTCACGATGACACAATGACTCGTGGTGGAAACGTGGAAGTGGAAGGGGAAGCGGTTAATAATAATGAGATGATTAACTGCATCATCGGACACAAGTGTAGCATATGTTTGAGGGTATTTAGCACTGGACAAGCACTCGGTGGTCATAAGAGGTGTCATTGGGAAAAAGTGGAACCCAAAACACCAACACCAACACCAACACTACCATTTGATTTGAATTTCCCTTTTCCACCTCTCCCTCCTCCAGATCATAATCATTCTTCTTCTCCCCTCACTCTTGATTTGAGGTTGGgactttaa